The Pelotomaculum isophthalicicum JI region AAATGTACGCAGAAAAATATAATTTGACTAAGCTAACTTTTTAGCGCCAACTTTTTGGCCACCCCAAAAGTTACTCGCCTGATAACTCGCGAAGGTGTAGTTTTAAACCAGCTTGGTTCGAACCTTCCTTTACCTTCTCAAATATATCATAATAATATTAAATAAAACAAATAAAACATATTTATAATTATTTGATCTTGTATAAAAATAATTTAGATTTTTGATCTTTCCCTGGAATTGAATGTGGCAGCCCTGGGGGGGAGTGATGCACATGTGATTGAGCAGGTGGGAAAATTCGCCACCTGGGTGCCGGACTGGGTGAAGGATGAAACCGGTTTTATTCAGGTGGTGAAAAAGGGGTTAACTTTACCTGCCGTCTATGAAAACGGATCCTATAAAATTTTCCGAGACAGACTTAATGTACATTTTTAAATGAATGTGGCGTAACTTTTGGGTATCAATTTAAAAATCTACCAAGAAGTAACACCACCATGTGTCGGCATTACTTCTCGGTCAGTGTAACATCAAGATAAGCTATACGTTTTGAAATATTTAATTTTCCAAATGTATCATACAGTTAAATTATTCAGCAATCTTAAGCGCGTAAGGTAGCTATTAGACGTTTAGGGTTCAGTAGCAAATCCAGCGCATCATTAATATTATTTACCACTATGTCTGCTCTTCTTATGGCTTCCGCGCTGCAACCTTCTTTTCCAATAACGGCAATACCCAGAACGGCCTCCTCCAGCATGTGGACATCATTATAACCATTGCCTACGGCTGCCGTATTATCCTTCCCCAGTTTGAGCAAATACTCTTTTTTATCTTGGCCTCCCCGGTTGGCATCCACCCGACTGAATTTAGTTCCTAATTCAGTCGCAACATCAGCTCCCCGGCCTAAGGTATCGGCAGTCAACAGGTGGATGTCAAGTTTATCTTTTAGATTTTTAATTCGCTCTTTTACACCGGGGATTAATTGGCCATCCACTGTCAGAGTGCCATTTACATCAAGCATAAGATGATGAAGCTCCAGAACCAGGTTTCTCCCCGGAAGGGTCAGGTCAATCATCCTTCATTACCTTCCCTTCTTTAACACTGATGTCTCAGCCATTTGTTATTTATCCCCGGTATTTATTTATCACCTATGATGTTCATGATCATGCCCACCGCAAGCATGATTACACCCTATCGAACTGGTTACCAGTTGTCCGCTTGAAAAATCAGAAGCTACTTTTTCGGCATCTCCCGAAGCACCTGTAATAACCTCTAACCCCACTGACTTAAGTGCATTTGCCATAGGGGGTCCCATACCACCGGCAATTATTACCTCTACTCCTTCCATGGTAAACAAATCTGCCAATCCACCATGATTATGCTGGAGATCACTACTTGAAACTATTTGCTTTTCGCCTATTTTACCATCTTCAACGTTAAAAATAACAAATTCTTTGCTGATGCCGAAGTGCTCGTTAATCCTGCCATGGTTATAAGGCATCGCTATTTTCATTACTTCAACCCCTTAATTTTTAATATCGTAGGAAATCTCTAAGGCGTATTGAGTCGTGACATAATAATACCCGAAGGTTAATCTATTTTTTCCATACCTTCTTTTAAATACCGATGGGCTAAATCAACATAAAGTTGCTTAACCCTTGTCCAAAATTCGACGTCTCTGGGTTCAGTGTTTCTAATTATACGGGCCGGATTACCAGCCACAACAACTTTTTCGGGAATACTCTGTTTATTCTTTACTACACATCCCTCGGCGACAATGGCCCAGCAACCCACTATGGCATTGAGACTCAAAATTGAACCCATACCGATTAACGCATAGTCTCCAATTTCATCTGCATGAATTATCGCTCCGTGCCCTAAGGTGACACTTTTGCCGATCCGGCAAGTGCCGCCAGGGGGTGCATGAATAACCGTACCCTCCTCCACAGCGGTGCCAGGACCAATTTCGATAGTCCCGTAATCACCCCTGATGACAGTACCGTGGCCTATATAGCAATTTTCACTAATTCTAACGTCACCGATGACCATAGCCAGCTCACTCACGTAACCTCCCGCACCAACTATTGGCGTTCTACCGGAGAATCGATACAGTGACATATACAGCCTCCAATTTATTAAATAATTCGAACCATTGAGTTATCGTATAAGATATGGAATCTTAAATATACTTACCTGCCGGTCCCAATCACCTCCATGAGCATCTCCTTCCAACCCCCAACCTTCAATTACATTGATTTCATCGACGCTTGTTTTTTCTATACCTTTATCATCACTGACATTAACGGAAAGAATTTTACCTGCGGTAAAGCACCCCCTTATTTTTCACTACCAGCTCTCTTTATCTTCGTCCGGCGGGTGAGTGATGAAGTACTCTCGCTCAAGAAGTTCAGGATACTCCTCCGGTATGGGTACTGTAAGTTTGTAGTCTGTTTCATCGCGAATCAGTTTGCATACCAACTCATAACTGCCGTCAGGATTCTTGCGTGGCCGCCACCGTTTGAGCATGGTTCCTTCGCGTTCAATGTGGTCTTGCACCACATTATCACACCAGTTGAAAAAGCGTTCCCGCAGGTCGTCGATTTGCTCCACCATTATCGGATCCTCCCACGCGGTTCGTTTCGTAGATAAAATCGATAAAAGCCGTTGTCTTAGGACGTTATGGTCATTGTTTCGTAAATATATATACAACATAAAATCTTTTATGTCAATAATATTATAATAATAATATTAAGTAAATTTAAATATTAGCATCTAATCAACCTCAATGCATTCTTATAATTATTTTACAGCTTTATAATGGCCTCACCATACAAGAACGATGTAATTTTTGCTCGGGTTAACCGTTTATAATATTAAACCATATATCTTAAAATACCATGAAACCTATTAGTATATTTCAATACTTAAACATTAACAATCTACAATAGCTGCATGTATTAATGCAACAAACTTATAAATCATATTTATAAATGGATAATTAAGCGTGCGACAAGATTACGACAAATCAATGTTAAATATTGACACTGTTGATATTTAATTATATAAAAAGCCAGGGAACATTTAACATGTTACCCTGACTTTTTATAATTAAATATCTCATTGCCATTGTCTTATAAATTTAGGAAAACACCTATTCCCCTTTTACTTTCCGCAACATTTTTTATATTTTTTGCCGCTGCCGCAGGGGCATGGATCATTGCGGCCTATTTTAGCGCCTGTCCTTATATTATAAATATTTGAATCTGTTTGATTTAACTTAAATGGCTCCGCCGGCATTGGTTTTAAGTGTTTCTTTTCTTCCTGGGAAAGCTCGTTGGGAGTATGACCCTTGAGTATCCACATTCGAGTATGATTGCAAAGTTCCGTCAGCTTGGCGGTCAATTCCCGCACCATATCAAATGAAGGGAACTCCAGCCAGCTTCCCAGATATTCTATCATCCTTGTCGGCATCATATCCAGATTGATCATATCGATTAATTGCAGCATCATCTCATTAATTTCTTCATCAGATAAATCATAGTATTCCAGAAGAAAGCGTATTAATTTGCTCATCGCCGGGGTTCTTTCAATAAAATCAGGCTCGCCGGCTTTTAACAACTGTTGCTTTGTGAATGGATAATAGTGAACACCTGGTCTCATTTTTTGCTCATCAATAATTTTCTTCGCGTCAAAAACCCTATGGTCTTGATAACCATAGGCAGATAACATTATTTGTCCATAATAATCACTTGCGGCAGACAACACACCAATATATCCCACCAGGTCTGCTTCCTGTCCGGTAAGCTGGTTAATCATTTTATTTATACTCAAAGCGCCCATGACACCATAATAATAAAGTAATCCCTGCGTTAGCTTTATCCATTCCGTATTACGCCGCACAATTGATTCAAGTTCATTTCCGTCAA contains the following coding sequences:
- a CDS encoding PHP-associated domain-containing protein, translated to MAALGGSDAHVIEQVGKFATWVPDWVKDETGFIQVVKKGLTLPAVYENGSYKIFRDRLNVHF
- a CDS encoding HAD family hydrolase is translated as MIDLTLPGRNLVLELHHLMLDVNGTLTVDGQLIPGVKERIKNLKDKLDIHLLTADTLGRGADVATELGTKFSRVDANRGGQDKKEYLLKLGKDNTAAVGNGYNDVHMLEEAVLGIAVIGKEGCSAEAIRRADIVVNNINDALDLLLNPKRLIATLRA
- a CDS encoding NifB/NifX family molybdenum-iron cluster-binding protein, with protein sequence MKIAMPYNHGRINEHFGISKEFVIFNVEDGKIGEKQIVSSSDLQHNHGGLADLFTMEGVEVIIAGGMGPPMANALKSVGLEVITGASGDAEKVASDFSSGQLVTSSIGCNHACGGHDHEHHR
- a CDS encoding gamma carbonic anhydrase family protein; the protein is MSLYRFSGRTPIVGAGGYVSELAMVIGDVRISENCYIGHGTVIRGDYGTIEIGPGTAVEEGTVIHAPPGGTCRIGKSVTLGHGAIIHADEIGDYALIGMGSILSLNAIVGCWAIVAEGCVVKNKQSIPEKVVVAGNPARIIRNTEPRDVEFWTRVKQLYVDLAHRYLKEGMEKID
- a CDS encoding YecA family protein, with the protein product MDSRIDEITQNALLEALEKAKDYSRQLQEKREQRLWREINIPCNLSDALRRLSKNELSKIRQTLGFKNLSSLKKGELICKLVNLIPAKFKNIIYTFDRERYSLAKRMLKNKGCVTANGIPIFKVESLVRYGIAFPGVHHDQKILCMPLELMNIFKEIDGNELESIVRRNTEWIKLTQGLLYYYGVMGALSINKMINQLTGQEADLVGYIGVLSAASDYYGQIMLSAYGYQDHRVFDAKKIIDEQKMRPGVHYYPFTKQQLLKAGEPDFIERTPAMSKLIRFLLEYYDLSDEEINEMMLQLIDMINLDMMPTRMIEYLGSWLEFPSFDMVRELTAKLTELCNHTRMWILKGHTPNELSQEEKKHLKPMPAEPFKLNQTDSNIYNIRTGAKIGRNDPCPCGSGKKYKKCCGK